Proteins from a genomic interval of Stenotrophomonas sp. WZN-1:
- a CDS encoding cation diffusion facilitator family transporter, whose protein sequence is MGHDHDHLPSEIRHEKPLWWALGLTSTFLVVEVVGAFWTNSLALLSDAAHMATDALALMIALVAVRLSRRPPDARRTYGYARLEALGAMINGAMLFVVAAYILWEAVGRFREPQEIASSGMLVIAAAGLVINLISMRLLQAGSGESLNVKGAYLEVWADMLGSVAVIAGALLIKWTGWKPIDPILAVLIGLWVLPRTYVLMREAINVLLEGVPKGMDVAKVRDSLSGHAAVLDVHDLHVWALASSTPALTAHIVMRDGTDADALRRELGGRLHDDFGIEHVTLQIEADHCGEACGEPAPAKGGEHEGHEGHDHGEDAQGHRGHVHR, encoded by the coding sequence ATGGGCCACGACCACGATCACCTGCCATCCGAGATCCGTCACGAGAAACCCTTGTGGTGGGCACTCGGCCTGACCTCCACCTTCCTCGTCGTGGAGGTGGTGGGCGCGTTCTGGACCAACAGCCTGGCGCTGCTGTCAGACGCCGCGCACATGGCCACCGATGCGCTGGCGCTGATGATCGCGCTGGTCGCGGTGCGGCTGAGCCGGCGCCCGCCGGACGCGCGCCGCACCTACGGCTATGCACGCCTGGAAGCGCTGGGCGCGATGATCAACGGCGCCATGCTGTTCGTGGTTGCCGCCTACATCCTGTGGGAGGCGGTCGGGCGCTTCCGCGAGCCGCAGGAGATCGCCTCCTCCGGCATGCTGGTGATCGCCGCCGCGGGCCTGGTCATCAACTTGATCTCGATGCGCCTGCTGCAGGCCGGCAGTGGCGAGAGCCTCAACGTGAAGGGCGCCTACCTGGAAGTGTGGGCGGACATGCTCGGCTCGGTGGCGGTGATCGCCGGTGCGTTGTTGATCAAGTGGACCGGCTGGAAGCCGATCGACCCGATCCTGGCGGTGCTGATCGGTTTGTGGGTACTGCCGCGCACCTACGTGCTGATGCGTGAGGCGATCAACGTGCTGCTGGAAGGCGTGCCCAAGGGCATGGACGTGGCCAAGGTGCGCGACAGCCTGTCCGGCCATGCCGCCGTGCTGGACGTGCATGACCTGCACGTGTGGGCGCTGGCCTCCAGCACCCCGGCGCTGACCGCGCACATCGTGATGCGTGATGGCACCGATGCCGATGCGCTGCGCCGTGAACTGGGCGGGCGCCTGCACGATGACTTCGGCATCGAGCACGTGACACTGCAGATCGAAGCGGACCACTGCGGCGAAGCCTGTGGTGAGCCGGCGCCGGCCAAGGGCGGCGAGCACGAGGGCCATGAAGGCCATGACCACGGCGAGGACGCGCAGGGCCATCGCGGTCACGTGCATCGTTGA
- the nfi gene encoding deoxyribonuclease V (cleaves DNA at apurinic or apyrimidinic sites), with protein sequence MNTVIDPGRWEGSVAAARAQQLQLAGRVERQDRLPRNVRWLAGLDVGFEDGGAITRAAAVLLDAETLQPVVQEIARIPTVMPYIPGLLSFRELPALLAALALLPRTPDLVFVDGHGISHPRRLGVAAHLGVVTDLPSIGVAKSKLVGRFVEPGAEAGAHTPLMDGDEQLGWVLRSKLRCKPLFVAGGHRVSADTALDWVQRTLRGYRLPEPTRLADRLASRRDE encoded by the coding sequence ATGAATACGGTGATCGACCCCGGGCGCTGGGAAGGCAGCGTCGCCGCGGCACGCGCGCAGCAGCTGCAGCTGGCAGGCCGCGTGGAGCGCCAGGACCGCCTGCCCCGCAACGTGCGCTGGCTGGCCGGGCTGGATGTCGGCTTTGAAGACGGCGGCGCCATCACCCGCGCCGCGGCGGTACTGCTGGACGCGGAGACGCTGCAGCCTGTGGTGCAGGAGATCGCGCGCATCCCCACGGTGATGCCCTACATCCCCGGCCTGCTCAGCTTCCGCGAGCTGCCGGCACTGCTGGCCGCGCTGGCGCTGCTGCCGCGCACGCCGGACCTGGTGTTCGTCGATGGCCATGGCATCAGCCACCCGCGCCGGCTGGGCGTGGCCGCTCACCTCGGTGTGGTCACCGACCTGCCGAGCATCGGCGTGGCCAAGTCGAAGCTGGTCGGCCGGTTCGTCGAACCGGGCGCCGAGGCTGGCGCACATACGCCGCTGATGGATGGCGATGAGCAACTGGGCTGGGTGCTGCGCAGCAAGCTGCGCTGCAAGCCGCTGTTCGTGGCCGGTGGCCATCGGGTCAGTGCGGATACCGCGCTGGACTGGGTGCAGCGCACGCTGCGCGGGTACCGGCTGCCGGAACCGACCCGGCTGGCGGATCGGCTGGCCTCGCGGCGGGACGAATAG